A genomic window from Microbacterium sp. H1-D42 includes:
- the purN gene encoding phosphoribosylglycinamide formyltransferase encodes MLTLAVLISGTGSNLRALLEAASHPDFPARVVAVGADRDAEGLAHAEQFGIPTFTVPYAAHASREAWGEELAAQLDVWQPDLIVLSGLMRLLPAAVVARYAPHIINTHPAYLPEFPGAHGVRDALAAGATQTGASVIVVDDGVDSGPILAQERIPVLAGDTEATLHERIKPVERRLLIDVVQRIATGDLTLAH; translated from the coding sequence GTGCTGACGCTCGCGGTTCTCATCTCCGGTACCGGCTCGAATCTCCGAGCCCTGCTCGAGGCCGCCAGCCACCCCGACTTCCCCGCCAGAGTGGTCGCCGTCGGCGCTGATCGCGACGCGGAGGGGCTCGCGCACGCCGAGCAGTTCGGCATCCCGACGTTCACCGTGCCGTACGCCGCACACGCGAGTCGCGAGGCGTGGGGCGAAGAGCTCGCCGCTCAGCTGGACGTGTGGCAGCCCGACCTCATCGTGCTCAGCGGACTCATGCGCCTGCTGCCCGCCGCCGTCGTCGCGCGCTACGCACCCCACATCATCAACACCCATCCGGCCTACCTGCCGGAGTTCCCCGGCGCGCACGGCGTGCGGGATGCCCTTGCCGCCGGCGCCACGCAGACCGGCGCCAGCGTGATCGTGGTCGACGACGGCGTCGACAGCGGACCGATCCTCGCCCAGGAGCGCATCCCCGTGCTCGCGGGTGACACCGAGGCGACGCTGCACGAGCGCATCAAGCCCGTCGAACGGCGCCTGCTGATCGACGTGGTGCAGCGCATCGCGACCGGCGATCTCACCCTCGCCCACTGA
- a CDS encoding LLM class F420-dependent oxidoreductase translates to MEFTVFTEPQQGFSYDDQLAFALLAERHGFDAFFRSDHYMRMGEGDPLPGPTDAWTTLAGLARETSRIRLGTLVSSATHRVPAVLAIQVAQVDAMSAGRVEFGLGTGWFEEEHRAYGIPFPARRFGMLEEQLAVITGLWQTPVGETFSFHGEHYTLLDSPALPKPVQEGVPVIVGGGGPRRTPAIAARFATEFNIGFESEQVVAERIPVVRAACEAIGRDPQTLKFSVALPTFAGRTDADVARRAEAVGIAAADVRDGVNVVGASDEIAAKVDRLRALGVDRVHFQFLDLRDLDHLDYVGAEVLPLLRG, encoded by the coding sequence ATGGAGTTCACCGTCTTCACCGAACCGCAGCAGGGCTTCAGCTATGACGATCAGCTGGCTTTCGCGCTGCTCGCCGAACGTCACGGGTTCGATGCGTTCTTCCGATCCGACCACTACATGCGCATGGGCGAGGGGGATCCGCTTCCCGGCCCGACCGACGCGTGGACGACTCTCGCCGGGCTCGCTCGCGAGACCAGTCGCATCCGGCTCGGCACGCTGGTCTCGTCTGCGACCCATCGCGTGCCGGCCGTGCTGGCGATCCAGGTCGCGCAGGTCGACGCGATGTCGGCAGGACGGGTCGAGTTCGGGCTCGGCACCGGCTGGTTCGAGGAGGAGCACCGCGCCTACGGCATCCCGTTCCCCGCTCGCCGCTTCGGGATGCTCGAAGAGCAGCTCGCGGTGATCACGGGGCTGTGGCAGACACCGGTGGGCGAGACGTTCTCGTTCCACGGCGAGCACTACACCCTGCTGGATTCGCCGGCCCTGCCCAAGCCGGTGCAGGAGGGCGTGCCTGTCATCGTCGGCGGAGGTGGCCCGAGGCGCACACCAGCGATCGCCGCGCGATTCGCGACCGAGTTCAACATCGGATTCGAATCCGAGCAGGTCGTCGCCGAGCGGATCCCCGTCGTGCGCGCGGCGTGCGAGGCCATCGGTCGCGACCCGCAGACGCTGAAGTTCTCCGTCGCGCTGCCGACGTTCGCCGGCAGGACGGATGCTGATGTCGCACGGCGCGCGGAGGCAGTGGGCATCGCGGCCGCGGACGTGCGCGATGGCGTGAACGTCGTCGGAGCGTCGGACGAGATCGCCGCGAAGGTCGACCGGCTGCGCGCCCTGGGCGTCGACCGCGTGCACTTCCAGTTCCTTGATCTGCGCGATCTCGACCACCTGGACTACGTGGGCGCGGAGGTGCTGCCGCTGCTGCGCGGGTGA
- a CDS encoding DUF6350 family protein, with protein MQRVTVVLLAALDAAIAAAVGLAIVLAPLTLLWVLAFGASAEWGALWPISGTLWQFGHGVPLKVVLPDALLSSLAIPKEAATFALSVPPLVILAFTALFAARSGRRAAVAGTWLTGVLSGAVTFSLITTLVALTSQAEVLQAPVWVAIVVPAGVYIAGALIGALVYAWGEGDGGIIDHLHDIVDGWGDWAPVPAESLRGAGIALVALSGVSAIGIAVMTVLRGGEVIALFEAAHVDVLGAGMLTLAHLAYLPTLLVWAASWIAGPGFALGAGTAVSPAGTELGVVPGIPVLGLVPEHGSMWMLVVVLIPIACGALAGWMVRSRLVWEGTGDRYLPRVAIAVGIAALSAGVAALAALLASGSIGPGRLSEVGPPVGGFALAIGLEVLVGCAILLLAPRHHDELAEERTDRWRAEMAEWDGHSSAG; from the coding sequence ATGCAACGTGTCACCGTCGTGCTCCTCGCCGCCCTCGACGCCGCCATCGCGGCCGCAGTCGGGCTTGCGATCGTGCTCGCCCCGCTCACTCTGCTGTGGGTTCTCGCCTTCGGCGCGAGCGCGGAATGGGGTGCGCTGTGGCCGATCAGCGGCACCCTGTGGCAGTTCGGGCACGGGGTTCCGCTCAAGGTGGTGCTGCCTGATGCGCTGCTGTCGTCTCTGGCGATCCCGAAGGAGGCCGCGACGTTCGCCCTCTCGGTGCCGCCGCTGGTGATCCTGGCGTTCACGGCGCTCTTCGCGGCCCGCTCCGGACGTCGCGCCGCGGTCGCAGGAACCTGGCTGACCGGCGTGCTCTCGGGCGCGGTCACCTTCTCGCTGATCACGACCCTGGTCGCTCTCACCTCGCAGGCCGAGGTGCTGCAGGCGCCGGTGTGGGTCGCGATCGTCGTCCCGGCTGGCGTCTACATCGCCGGGGCCCTGATAGGCGCTCTGGTGTACGCCTGGGGCGAGGGGGACGGCGGGATCATCGATCACCTGCACGACATCGTCGACGGCTGGGGCGACTGGGCTCCGGTTCCTGCGGAGTCACTGCGCGGCGCCGGCATCGCTCTGGTGGCGCTGAGCGGCGTCTCGGCGATCGGAATCGCGGTGATGACCGTGCTGCGCGGGGGAGAGGTCATCGCCCTGTTCGAGGCGGCTCACGTGGATGTGCTCGGCGCCGGCATGCTCACCCTCGCGCACCTCGCCTACCTGCCGACGCTGCTCGTGTGGGCGGCGAGCTGGATCGCCGGACCCGGCTTCGCGCTCGGCGCCGGCACGGCGGTCTCGCCGGCCGGCACCGAGTTGGGCGTCGTCCCGGGCATCCCGGTGCTCGGGCTGGTTCCCGAGCACGGGTCGATGTGGATGCTGGTGGTCGTGCTCATCCCGATCGCCTGCGGTGCACTGGCCGGCTGGATGGTGCGCTCGCGTCTGGTCTGGGAGGGGACCGGAGACCGCTACCTGCCCCGGGTCGCGATCGCTGTCGGCATCGCTGCTCTGTCAGCGGGCGTCGCGGCGCTCGCCGCACTGCTGGCATCCGGTTCGATCGGGCCCGGTCGGCTCTCCGAGGTGGGTCCGCCAGTCGGTGGTTTCGCGCTCGCCATCGGACTCGAGGTGCTGGTCGGCTGCGCCATCCTGCTACTGGCCCCACGGCATCACGATGAACTGGCCGAGGAGCGCACCGATCGCTGGCGCGCTGAGATGGCCGAGTGGGACGGGCACTCGAGCGCAGGCTGA
- a CDS encoding NCS2 family permease: MTTAPARPDTEQKPTGSLDRYFEITKRGSSFGAEIRGGLVTFVTMAYIVILNPIILAGKPDVAGNVLDFNAVGAATALTAGVMTILFGLISRLPFGFAAGLGINAFVAFSVVGQVTWPEAMALVMINGLLIVLLAATGLRKAIFDAVPFQLKIAITVGIGLFIAFIGFVNSGFVTATGTSSPPVGLGVNGSVATIPSLLFVATLIITGILIALRIKGGMLIGLVAGTVLAVIVEAIWKIGPRTFDAEGNVVNPGGWGLTVPALNGSPVSMPDLSLVGAVDFSFDFGKVSSVALVMIVFTLLFTNFFDAMGTMTGLAKEADLADAKGDFPRIKSALIVEGVGAIAGGATSSSSSTVFIESGAGIGEGARTGFANLITGGMFLIAMFLTPLTSIVPTEIAAAALIIVGAMMMAQIRHIDFADFRVLLPVFLTVTVMPLTYSIANGIGAGFVSWVLIHAFSGRAKQISPLLWVVAVGFLIFFARGPIEMLFGAAI; encoded by the coding sequence ATGACAACTGCCCCTGCCCGCCCTGACACCGAGCAGAAGCCGACAGGCTCACTCGATCGATACTTCGAGATCACGAAGCGGGGGTCCAGCTTCGGCGCGGAGATCCGCGGTGGACTCGTCACCTTCGTGACGATGGCGTACATCGTCATCCTCAACCCGATCATCCTCGCCGGCAAGCCGGACGTCGCCGGCAACGTGCTCGACTTCAACGCCGTCGGCGCCGCCACCGCGCTGACCGCCGGTGTGATGACGATCCTGTTCGGCCTGATCAGCCGCCTGCCGTTCGGCTTCGCCGCCGGTCTCGGCATCAACGCGTTCGTCGCATTCAGCGTGGTCGGTCAGGTCACCTGGCCCGAGGCCATGGCCCTGGTGATGATCAACGGTCTGCTGATCGTGCTGCTGGCAGCCACGGGTCTTCGGAAGGCGATCTTCGACGCCGTGCCGTTCCAGCTGAAGATCGCGATCACGGTCGGAATCGGCCTGTTCATCGCCTTCATCGGCTTCGTCAACTCGGGCTTCGTCACCGCCACCGGCACCTCATCTCCTCCGGTCGGCCTTGGCGTGAACGGCTCCGTGGCCACGATCCCGTCGCTGCTGTTCGTCGCGACGCTCATCATCACCGGCATCCTGATCGCACTGCGAATCAAGGGCGGCATGCTGATCGGCCTCGTCGCCGGCACAGTGCTGGCCGTCATCGTCGAGGCGATCTGGAAGATCGGCCCGCGGACGTTCGACGCCGAGGGCAACGTCGTGAACCCCGGCGGCTGGGGCCTCACCGTGCCCGCGCTGAACGGATCACCGGTCAGCATGCCCGACCTCAGCCTCGTCGGCGCCGTGGACTTCAGCTTCGACTTCGGCAAGGTCAGCTCGGTCGCCCTGGTGATGATCGTCTTCACCCTGCTGTTCACGAACTTCTTCGACGCCATGGGCACCATGACCGGCCTCGCCAAGGAGGCCGACCTCGCCGATGCGAAGGGCGACTTCCCTCGCATCAAGTCGGCGCTGATCGTCGAGGGCGTCGGTGCGATCGCCGGTGGCGCGACCTCGTCGTCGTCGAGCACCGTGTTCATCGAGTCGGGCGCCGGAATCGGCGAGGGCGCGCGCACAGGCTTCGCGAACCTCATCACGGGTGGCATGTTCCTGATCGCGATGTTCCTCACCCCGCTGACCTCGATCGTGCCCACCGAGATCGCCGCCGCCGCGCTGATCATCGTGGGCGCCATGATGATGGCGCAGATCCGCCACATCGACTTCGCGGACTTCCGCGTGCTGCTGCCGGTGTTCCTGACCGTCACGGTCATGCCGCTGACGTACTCGATCGCGAACGGCATCGGTGCGGGCTTCGTCAGCTGGGTGCTGATCCACGCGTTCTCCGGCCGTGCGAAGCAGATCAGCCCGCTGCTGTGGGTCGTGGCCGTCGGCTTCCTGATCTTCTTCGCCCGCGGGCCGATCGAGATGCTCTTCGGCGCCGCGATCTAG
- a CDS encoding Dyp-type peroxidase: MTTPGVDVSRRAATRRQLLRGGVIAGAGAAVALGVDRALSPPSVTAPAAPEPLNGEGIVPFHGVHQAGIGTDAQAHGTFVALDLRPDVDRDGLRRMMRLLTDDAQRLTAGIPALADSEPELAHSPARLTVTFAFGPGFVARAGGEAPPWLAPLPAFSIDALRAEWSDGDLLLQIAADDPLTVAHATRMLLKDTRTFATLRWTQHGFRRAHGTVAPGTTMRNLFGQVDGTANIRPGAEGFDAVVWNGDGWLAGGTGVVIRRIRMDVDKWDEVDRDAREFAVGRTLDTGAPLTGKKEHDEPDFEATGPRGFPVIDDIAHIRRARSADPREQIFRRAYNYDVAPSGESVSESGLIFVAFQADVARQFTPMQERLAKADLLNIWTTPIGSAVFAVPPGCDEGGYIGETLLEG, encoded by the coding sequence GTGACGACACCCGGCGTGGATGTCTCGCGACGCGCGGCGACGCGCCGGCAGCTGCTGCGCGGTGGGGTCATCGCCGGGGCGGGGGCCGCCGTCGCGCTCGGGGTGGATCGTGCGCTCTCGCCCCCGAGTGTCACCGCACCTGCCGCGCCCGAACCGCTGAACGGCGAGGGGATCGTGCCGTTCCACGGTGTCCATCAAGCTGGGATCGGCACCGACGCGCAGGCGCACGGCACCTTCGTCGCGCTGGACCTGCGCCCCGACGTGGATCGTGACGGCCTGCGGCGGATGATGCGTCTGCTGACCGACGATGCGCAGCGCCTCACCGCAGGCATCCCCGCCCTGGCGGATTCCGAGCCCGAGCTCGCGCACTCACCTGCGCGCCTCACCGTCACCTTCGCATTCGGTCCGGGGTTCGTGGCACGAGCGGGTGGCGAGGCGCCGCCCTGGTTGGCGCCGCTGCCGGCGTTCTCGATCGACGCACTGCGCGCCGAGTGGAGTGACGGCGACCTGCTGCTGCAGATCGCGGCCGACGACCCGCTGACGGTGGCGCACGCGACGCGGATGCTGTTGAAGGACACCCGCACGTTCGCAACGCTGCGCTGGACGCAGCACGGCTTCCGCCGCGCGCACGGCACGGTCGCGCCAGGCACCACCATGCGGAACCTGTTCGGCCAGGTCGACGGCACGGCCAACATCCGCCCTGGCGCCGAGGGGTTCGACGCCGTCGTCTGGAACGGCGATGGCTGGCTCGCGGGTGGGACGGGGGTGGTCATACGTCGCATCCGCATGGATGTCGACAAGTGGGACGAGGTCGATCGGGATGCCCGTGAGTTCGCGGTCGGGCGCACGCTCGACACCGGAGCGCCTCTCACGGGCAAGAAGGAGCACGACGAGCCCGACTTCGAGGCCACCGGGCCCCGAGGCTTTCCGGTGATCGATGACATCGCGCACATCCGACGCGCGCGTTCCGCGGATCCGCGCGAGCAGATCTTCCGCCGCGCGTACAACTACGACGTGGCACCGTCGGGAGAGTCGGTCTCGGAGTCCGGGCTGATCTTCGTGGCGTTCCAGGCCGACGTCGCTCGGCAGTTCACCCCGATGCAGGAGCGCCTCGCCAAGGCCGATCTGCTGAACATCTGGACGACGCCGATCGGCAGCGCAGTGTTCGCTGTGCCTCCCGGCTGCGACGAGGGCGGCTACATCGGCGAGACGCTGCTCGAGGGCTGA
- a CDS encoding copper chaperone PCu(A)C gives MNHRTHTTAPRVLALIAASLIALTGCAPAAAPTAEPKPAVAGDSVTVSDAWVKAAPEGMTAAFGTLSNPTGHDIIVVSATTEAAASAQLHETVADDAGKMTMRQVEGGFTIPASGSLDLEPGANHLMLMGLTEPVQAGEEIAFTLTFSDDSTMSFSAPVKDYSGAQEEYSDHDMPESEGHK, from the coding sequence ATGAACCACCGCACGCACACCACCGCACCCCGGGTGCTCGCCCTGATCGCGGCATCCCTCATCGCCCTCACCGGCTGCGCTCCCGCGGCTGCGCCCACGGCAGAGCCGAAGCCCGCCGTCGCCGGTGACAGCGTTACCGTCAGCGACGCCTGGGTGAAGGCCGCACCCGAGGGGATGACCGCGGCCTTCGGGACCCTGTCGAACCCGACCGGGCACGACATCATCGTCGTCTCGGCGACGACAGAGGCCGCAGCGTCGGCACAACTGCACGAGACCGTCGCCGATGACGCGGGCAAGATGACGATGCGTCAGGTGGAGGGCGGGTTCACGATCCCCGCCTCCGGGTCGCTCGACCTCGAACCCGGCGCGAACCATCTCATGCTGATGGGACTGACCGAGCCCGTTCAGGCGGGGGAGGAGATCGCGTTCACTCTGACGTTCTCTGACGACTCGACGATGTCGTTCTCCGCGCCGGTGAAGGATTACTCCGGTGCGCAGGAGGAGTACTCCGATCACGACATGCCGGAATCGGAAGGCCACAAGTGA
- the sucD gene encoding succinate--CoA ligase subunit alpha → MSIYLNKDSKVIVQGITGGEGTKHTALMLKAGTNVVGGVNARKAGTTVTHEKPHEGEIEIPVFGSVAEAMEKTGADVSIAFVPGAFTKDAMIEAIDAEIPLLVVITEGVPVGDSAEAWAYATSKGNKTRIIGPNCPGIITPGEALVGITPANITGKGPIGLVSKSGTLTYQMMFELRDLGFSTAIGIGGDPVIGTTHIDALAAFEADPETKAIVMIGEIGGDAEERAAEYIKANVTKPVVGYVAGFTAPEGKTMGHAGAIVSGSAGTAQAKKEALEAAGVKVGKTPSETADLMRAIVEAL, encoded by the coding sequence ATGTCGATCTACCTCAACAAGGACTCCAAGGTCATCGTCCAGGGCATCACGGGCGGTGAGGGCACCAAGCACACCGCACTGATGCTGAAGGCCGGCACGAACGTCGTCGGCGGCGTCAACGCCCGCAAGGCAGGCACGACCGTCACGCACGAGAAGCCGCACGAGGGTGAAATCGAGATCCCCGTCTTCGGCTCGGTCGCCGAGGCCATGGAGAAGACCGGCGCTGACGTGTCGATCGCCTTCGTGCCCGGTGCGTTCACGAAGGACGCGATGATCGAGGCCATCGACGCCGAGATCCCGCTGCTGGTCGTCATCACCGAGGGCGTGCCCGTCGGCGACAGCGCCGAGGCGTGGGCGTACGCGACCTCGAAGGGCAACAAGACCCGCATCATCGGCCCGAACTGCCCCGGCATCATCACCCCCGGTGAGGCGCTGGTCGGCATCACCCCCGCCAACATCACCGGCAAGGGCCCGATCGGCCTCGTGTCGAAGTCGGGCACCTTGACCTATCAGATGATGTTCGAGCTGCGCGACCTGGGCTTCTCGACCGCCATCGGCATCGGCGGCGATCCGGTCATCGGCACCACGCACATCGACGCGCTCGCCGCGTTCGAGGCTGACCCCGAGACCAAGGCGATCGTCATGATCGGCGAGATCGGCGGCGACGCCGAAGAGCGCGCGGCCGAGTACATCAAGGCGAACGTCACCAAGCCGGTCGTCGGCTACGTCGCGGGCTTCACCGCTCCCGAGGGCAAGACCATGGGCCACGCAGGCGCCATCGTCTCGGGCTCGGCCGGTACCGCTCAGGCCAAGAAGGAGGCCCTCGAGGCCGCCGGCGTCAAGGTGGGCAAGACGCCCTCCGAGACGGCTGACCTGATGCGCGCCATCGTCGAGGCGCTCTGA
- the sucC gene encoding ADP-forming succinate--CoA ligase subunit beta, with amino-acid sequence MDLYEYQARDLFESYGVPVLAGIVADTPEEVKAAAEKIGGVVVVKAQVKTGGRGKAGGVKVAKTPDEAYEAAKAILGLDIKGHVVKRVMVAQGAAIAEEFYFSVLLDRANRSYLSLCSVEGGMEIEQLAVEKPEALARVEVNPLTGIDKAKAVEIAKAANFPEDLIEKVSDVFVKLYEVYKGEDATLVEVNPLVRTESGDIIALDGKVTLDENASEIRHPEHAALEDAAAADPLEAKAKAAGLNYVKLDGQVGIIGNGAGLVMSTLDVVAYAGENHGGVKPANFLDIGGGANAQVMASGLDVILGDEQVKSVFVNVFGGITSCVAVAEGIVKALEILGDAATKPLVVRLDGNQVEEGRAILAEANHPLVTLAATMDEGADKAAELANA; translated from the coding sequence GTGGATCTCTACGAGTACCAGGCACGAGACCTTTTCGAATCGTACGGAGTGCCGGTTCTTGCCGGCATCGTCGCCGATACGCCGGAGGAGGTGAAGGCGGCCGCTGAGAAGATCGGCGGTGTTGTCGTAGTGAAGGCCCAGGTCAAGACCGGTGGTCGTGGCAAGGCCGGCGGCGTCAAGGTCGCCAAGACCCCAGACGAGGCGTACGAGGCGGCCAAGGCCATCCTCGGCCTCGACATCAAGGGCCACGTCGTCAAGCGCGTCATGGTCGCGCAGGGCGCCGCGATCGCCGAGGAGTTCTACTTCTCGGTGCTGCTCGACCGCGCCAACCGCTCGTACCTGAGCCTGTGCTCGGTCGAAGGCGGCATGGAGATCGAGCAGCTGGCAGTCGAGAAGCCCGAGGCGCTCGCACGCGTCGAGGTCAACCCGCTGACCGGCATCGACAAGGCCAAGGCCGTCGAGATCGCCAAGGCCGCGAACTTCCCCGAGGACCTCATCGAGAAGGTCTCCGACGTCTTCGTGAAGCTCTACGAGGTCTACAAGGGCGAGGACGCCACGCTGGTCGAGGTGAACCCGCTGGTTCGCACCGAGTCCGGTGACATCATCGCCCTCGACGGCAAGGTCACCCTCGACGAGAACGCGTCCGAGATCCGTCACCCCGAGCACGCAGCGCTCGAGGATGCAGCCGCCGCTGACCCGCTCGAGGCCAAGGCGAAGGCCGCGGGCCTGAACTACGTCAAGCTCGACGGCCAGGTCGGCATCATCGGCAACGGCGCGGGTCTGGTCATGTCCACCCTCGACGTCGTCGCCTACGCCGGCGAGAACCACGGCGGCGTCAAGCCCGCCAACTTCCTCGACATCGGCGGCGGCGCGAACGCGCAGGTCATGGCCAGCGGCCTCGACGTCATCCTCGGCGACGAGCAGGTCAAGAGCGTGTTCGTGAACGTCTTCGGCGGCATCACCTCGTGCGTGGCTGTCGCAGAGGGCATCGTCAAGGCGCTCGAGATCCTCGGCGACGCGGCCACCAAGCCGCTCGTGGTGCGCCTCGACGGCAACCAGGTGGAGGAGGGCCGGGCGATCCTCGCCGAGGCGAACCACCCGCTGGTCACCCTCGCCGCCACCATGGACGAGGGCGCTGACAAGGCCGCCGAGCTGGCGAACGCCTGA
- a CDS encoding TetR/AcrR family transcriptional regulator, which yields MQQPTPLRTGVVAAALELFAAQGFEATSVEQIAKAAGVSRSTFFRQFGGKEDVVFTDHEEMLDEVRVFLEQPHDDPWAAVCEASERVFGHFVRDPELARRRYEVVRQVPALREREIVTVFRYERLFDEYLRAARPGLAPIDAVGFSALVTAVHNHVLRQLLRGAKVPVATLSKALDEVRRRYGVLPEGSPSAADDVVVAVFPRSMPIAEISRRVQAELS from the coding sequence ATGCAGCAACCGACCCCGCTCCGCACCGGCGTCGTCGCCGCGGCTCTCGAGTTGTTCGCCGCGCAGGGCTTCGAGGCGACCTCCGTCGAGCAGATCGCGAAGGCCGCCGGCGTCTCGCGTTCCACCTTCTTCCGCCAGTTCGGCGGCAAGGAGGACGTCGTCTTCACGGATCACGAGGAGATGCTGGACGAGGTGCGGGTCTTCCTCGAGCAGCCGCACGACGACCCGTGGGCTGCGGTGTGCGAGGCATCTGAGCGCGTCTTCGGGCACTTCGTGCGCGATCCCGAGCTCGCCCGACGCCGCTACGAGGTCGTCAGGCAGGTGCCAGCGCTGCGCGAGCGCGAGATCGTCACCGTGTTCCGCTACGAGCGGCTGTTCGACGAGTATCTGCGCGCCGCTAGGCCCGGACTCGCGCCCATCGACGCGGTGGGCTTCTCCGCTCTGGTCACCGCCGTCCACAATCACGTCCTGCGACAGCTGCTCCGCGGCGCCAAGGTTCCGGTGGCCACCCTGAGCAAGGCGCTGGACGAGGTCAGGCGTCGCTACGGCGTGCTCCCGGAGGGGTCGCCGTCGGCAGCAGACGATGTGGTCGTGGCGGTGTTCCCTCGGTCGATGCCGATCGCCGAGATCTCACGCCGGGTGCAGGCCGAACTGTCCTGA
- a CDS encoding NAD(P)/FAD-dependent oxidoreductase, whose product MARATVIGSGPNGLSAAVALARAGYAVEVLEGADTIGGGVRTEPATLPGFTWDVCSAVHPAAIASPFFRAFGSDRIDWITPDISYAHPLDDGRAAIAWHDLDRTADALGPDGPAWRALLRPLVRRIEGVVDFTGGALLRLPQDPIAAARFGFRMLEQGTPFARATLRTEVGAALLSGALAHANVPLPSLSGAAAGLLLAAHGHARGWAYPRGGAQRIADALVSDMEAHGGRVRSGEHVHDLAALDWGDPARGDLLVLNSSPRLALTHPEIPAGYAKALRAYRYGPAAAKVDFALDGPVPWTNELVAQAPTVHLGGTRDEVWASENAVARGTVSDRPYVLAVQPSVLDDTRAPAGKAVLWAYIHVPAGSDLDATELITRQVERFAPDFRERILASRAVPASAREMLNASEIGGDVFGGAFTIRQAFRRPVLSPTPWRTPMPGVYLASASTPPGPGVNGMSGWHAARTALRDARTPATLEELFT is encoded by the coding sequence ATGGCACGCGCGACAGTGATCGGCAGTGGCCCGAACGGGCTGTCCGCGGCGGTGGCACTGGCTCGTGCGGGCTACGCGGTCGAAGTGCTCGAGGGCGCCGACACGATCGGCGGCGGCGTTCGCACCGAGCCGGCCACGCTGCCCGGATTCACCTGGGACGTCTGCTCGGCCGTGCATCCGGCAGCCATCGCCTCGCCGTTCTTCCGCGCCTTCGGCTCGGACCGCATCGACTGGATCACCCCCGACATCTCCTACGCGCACCCGCTGGACGACGGCCGCGCGGCGATCGCGTGGCACGATCTCGACAGGACGGCGGATGCCCTTGGGCCAGACGGCCCGGCCTGGCGGGCCCTGCTGCGACCGCTCGTCCGGCGCATCGAGGGGGTCGTCGACTTCACCGGCGGCGCGCTCCTGCGCCTGCCGCAGGATCCGATCGCGGCGGCCCGGTTCGGATTCCGGATGCTGGAGCAGGGCACTCCCTTCGCACGGGCCACTCTGCGCACCGAGGTCGGCGCGGCCCTGCTGTCTGGCGCGCTCGCACATGCGAACGTTCCTCTGCCCTCGCTGAGCGGCGCAGCTGCTGGGCTCCTGCTGGCCGCGCACGGACACGCCCGCGGCTGGGCGTACCCACGAGGTGGGGCGCAGCGCATCGCCGACGCACTGGTCAGCGACATGGAAGCGCACGGCGGTCGCGTCCGATCCGGTGAGCACGTGCACGATCTGGCCGCACTCGACTGGGGCGACCCTGCCCGCGGCGACCTACTGGTGCTGAACAGCTCGCCGCGGCTCGCGCTCACGCATCCCGAAATCCCGGCCGGGTACGCCAAGGCATTGCGCGCCTACCGCTACGGCCCGGCCGCGGCGAAGGTCGATTTCGCCCTCGACGGACCGGTGCCGTGGACGAACGAGCTCGTCGCGCAGGCGCCCACCGTGCACCTCGGCGGAACGCGCGACGAGGTCTGGGCGAGCGAGAACGCCGTGGCACGAGGCACCGTCAGCGACCGCCCGTACGTACTGGCGGTGCAGCCATCGGTACTCGATGACACCAGGGCCCCGGCGGGCAAGGCCGTGCTGTGGGCGTACATCCATGTGCCCGCAGGCTCGGACCTGGATGCCACCGAGCTGATCACTCGTCAGGTCGAGCGCTTCGCACCGGATTTCCGCGAGCGCATCCTGGCCAGTCGCGCCGTGCCGGCGTCTGCCCGCGAGATGCTCAACGCCAGCGAGATCGGCGGAGACGTGTTCGGCGGAGCCTTCACGATCCGCCAGGCGTTCCGGCGGCCTGTGCTCTCCCCCACACCGTGGCGCACCCCGATGCCAGGGGTGTACCTCGCGTCAGCATCCACCCCTCCCGGCCCCGGCGTGAACGGCATGTCGGGCTGGCACGCCGCGCGCACCGCGCTGCGCGATGCGCGAACCCCCGCGACCCTTGAGGAGCTGTTCACATGA